One genomic region from Skermania piniformis encodes:
- a CDS encoding type IV secretory system conjugative DNA transfer family protein: MAKLESEDRAVLIGTAAVALGFAILFVAMHVGTALSGVTQDVPGNPIAILIELVKGDLTWPFGATVVGLVLLLLVAAVVWLFRRRRGGRTKTEHPVDKKAQHMAAGSALAPLTEQGARAKAKDLGMKLRPIDPPGVVIGRSVAGNERLYGSYEDLQLDIWGPRQGKSTSRVIPAIVEAIGPVIVTSNKRDVVDATRDVRADKGHPVWVFDPQEITRDAATPEDAEPTWYWDPLAWVGGKALRAEQLAGHFADADDLTEGSKDTFFESEAEDLLAALFLAGSLAKKPITDVWRWITDDASPTREAVKILRDNGRASVADGLNMQYAAHPQQRGGVFGTAKKMARSLKMDVIQPWVTPGDGRTPLDIEQFLAGAGGTLYCLSLEGRGSAAPLVSALSWAVVEVAMRESTKQPGGRLTRPLLAVLDEAANVVRWRDLPKQYSHFGSRGIVVMTILQSWAQGENCWGRGGMAALWSAATIKVLGGGVDDVAFLRDRSEAIGSHEVVSESVTTSRGGRSRSTSAGASVTMSVSDLQSLPRGRAILFASGISPTLIRTESWWNGPEKKTIQASIDRHNPVHPRKPTLDDMSTSDATKSNTPENVVDLRKPKVAQEVRGL, encoded by the coding sequence ATGGCGAAACTGGAATCCGAAGATCGCGCCGTCTTGATCGGCACCGCTGCGGTGGCGCTCGGCTTTGCCATCCTGTTCGTCGCGATGCACGTCGGCACCGCGCTGTCCGGCGTCACGCAGGATGTTCCGGGAAACCCGATTGCGATCTTGATAGAGTTGGTCAAGGGTGACCTGACCTGGCCGTTCGGGGCCACGGTGGTCGGATTGGTGTTGCTGCTGCTCGTCGCGGCCGTGGTCTGGCTGTTTCGGCGGCGACGCGGTGGTCGGACCAAGACCGAGCATCCGGTGGACAAAAAGGCGCAACACATGGCGGCCGGAAGTGCGCTGGCGCCGTTGACCGAGCAGGGCGCCCGGGCGAAGGCGAAGGATCTCGGCATGAAGCTCCGGCCGATCGATCCGCCCGGTGTGGTGATCGGCCGGTCGGTGGCCGGCAACGAACGGTTGTACGGTTCGTACGAAGATCTGCAGCTCGACATCTGGGGGCCGCGCCAGGGCAAGTCCACCTCGCGGGTGATCCCGGCGATCGTCGAGGCCATCGGCCCGGTGATCGTGACGTCCAACAAACGGGACGTGGTCGACGCGACGCGAGATGTGCGGGCGGACAAGGGACACCCCGTCTGGGTGTTCGATCCGCAGGAGATCACCCGTGATGCCGCGACGCCGGAGGACGCCGAACCGACCTGGTACTGGGATCCGCTCGCCTGGGTCGGTGGGAAGGCGCTGCGCGCCGAACAACTCGCCGGGCACTTCGCCGACGCCGACGACCTGACCGAAGGCAGCAAGGACACCTTCTTCGAGTCCGAGGCCGAGGACCTGCTGGCCGCGCTGTTCCTGGCCGGATCGCTGGCGAAAAAGCCGATCACCGATGTCTGGCGGTGGATCACCGACGATGCGAGCCCGACCCGGGAAGCGGTGAAGATCCTCCGCGACAACGGTCGTGCCAGCGTGGCGGACGGGCTGAACATGCAGTACGCCGCGCACCCGCAGCAGCGGGGTGGGGTGTTCGGCACGGCGAAGAAGATGGCTCGCAGCCTCAAGATGGATGTGATTCAGCCCTGGGTAACCCCGGGCGACGGGCGCACGCCGCTCGACATCGAGCAGTTTCTCGCCGGTGCCGGCGGGACGCTCTACTGTCTTTCGCTGGAGGGGCGGGGCTCCGCGGCGCCGCTGGTCAGCGCGCTCAGTTGGGCCGTTGTCGAAGTCGCCATGCGGGAGTCGACCAAGCAGCCCGGGGGCCGGCTGACCCGCCCGCTGCTGGCGGTGCTCGACGAGGCCGCGAACGTGGTGCGCTGGCGCGATCTGCCCAAGCAGTACAGCCACTTCGGCTCCCGCGGCATCGTGGTGATGACCATCCTGCAGTCCTGGGCGCAGGGCGAGAATTGTTGGGGTCGTGGCGGTATGGCAGCGTTGTGGTCGGCTGCGACGATCAAGGTGCTCGGTGGCGGAGTGGATGACGTGGCGTTCCTGCGGGATCGCTCCGAGGCGATCGGGTCGCATGAGGTTGTGTCCGAATCGGTCACCACATCGCGGGGTGGCCGCAGCCGCAGCACGTCGGCGGGCGCATCGGTGACGATGAGCGTGTCCGATCTGCAATCGTTGCCGCGGGGCCGGGCGATCCTCTTCGCCTCGGGGATCTCGCCGACCTTGATCCGGACCGAATCCTGGTGGAACGGGCCCGAAAAGAAAACCATCCAAGCATCGATCGATCGGCACAACCCGGTGCACCCGCGGAAGCCGACGCTCGACGACATGTCGACGAGCGATGCGACGAAGAGCAATACGCCGGAGAACGTTGTCGACCTTCGAAAGCCGAAGGTCGCGCAGGAGGTGCGTGGGTTATGA
- a CDS encoding DUF4913 domain-containing protein, producing the protein MSSEEWPSVEGPVFHNVFDFVSNYLAEVYRRQVTDVSDRVWCPQWWEHPEAWARFTALWQAWEAARVGSADDMSRWWLGHADNHMKVLLDVQGPFVYCSVRDGHRPTLGPLPIEEPRTVDEVDALRQDEAGSPSSNGRPPGN; encoded by the coding sequence ATGAGTAGCGAAGAATGGCCATCGGTGGAGGGTCCGGTCTTCCACAATGTGTTCGATTTCGTCTCCAATTACCTGGCCGAAGTGTATCGGCGGCAGGTCACCGACGTCAGCGACCGCGTGTGGTGCCCGCAATGGTGGGAGCACCCGGAAGCCTGGGCCCGGTTCACCGCGCTCTGGCAGGCGTGGGAGGCGGCGCGGGTCGGCTCGGCCGACGACATGAGCAGGTGGTGGCTCGGGCATGCCGACAACCACATGAAAGTGCTGCTCGACGTGCAGGGACCGTTCGTCTACTGCAGCGTGCGCGACGGGCACCGCCCGACGCTGGGGCCGCTACCGATCGAGGAGCCGCGAACCGTGGACGAGGTCGACGCCTTGCGGCAGGACGAAGCCGGATCACCCAGCTCGAACGGTCGTCCGCCGGGGAACTGA
- a CDS encoding peptidylprolyl isomerase produces the protein MPSNEQRREAAKRKLERQLERRAQRAQRRRVLTVAGAVLAVVLVGGGIVGVYLYNRDDDDAAAADATTSTTSPEPDAPADLPAPNPRPASVTCAYPPTPQQPSARPVTPPRTDPVGTSPATVSMSITTSQGPIGVNLDNAHAPCTVSSFVSLAAQGYFDNTPCHRLTTQGIKVLQCGDPTGTGTGGPGYQFANEYPTDQVDPTSAEAGRPANYKRGLIAMANAGPGTNGSQFFLVYGDSPLKPDYTVFGTIDDTGLATLDKVAAAGLADGDTSGDGKPAANVIIQGARLDN, from the coding sequence GTGCCATCGAACGAACAGCGCCGAGAAGCGGCGAAGCGCAAGCTCGAGCGGCAACTCGAACGGCGGGCACAGCGGGCGCAGCGACGCCGCGTGCTCACCGTCGCCGGTGCCGTTCTCGCGGTCGTCCTGGTCGGCGGGGGGATCGTCGGCGTCTATCTCTACAACCGCGACGACGACGATGCTGCCGCCGCCGACGCCACGACCAGTACCACCTCGCCCGAGCCGGACGCGCCGGCCGATCTGCCGGCGCCCAATCCGCGGCCGGCCAGCGTCACGTGCGCCTATCCGCCGACCCCGCAACAGCCGTCGGCTCGCCCGGTCACGCCGCCGCGGACCGATCCGGTGGGTACCAGCCCGGCGACGGTGAGCATGAGCATCACCACCTCACAGGGTCCGATCGGGGTGAACCTGGACAATGCGCACGCGCCGTGCACCGTGAGCAGCTTTGTCAGCCTGGCCGCCCAGGGCTACTTCGACAACACCCCGTGCCATCGACTGACCACCCAGGGCATCAAGGTGCTGCAGTGCGGCGACCCCACCGGTACCGGAACGGGCGGGCCGGGCTACCAATTCGCGAACGAGTACCCGACCGATCAAGTCGATCCCACCAGCGCCGAAGCCGGCCGCCCGGCCAATTACAAGCGGGGCCTGATCGCGATGGCCAATGCCGGACCGGGAACCAACGGCAGTCAGTTCTTCCTGGTCTACGGGGACTCGCCGCTGAAGCCGGACTACACCGTGTTCGGCACGATCGACGACACCGGGCTCGCGACTCTGGACAAGGTGGCCGCGGCCGGCCTGGCCGACGGCGACACCAGCGGGGACGGCAAGCCGGCGGCGAACGTCATCATCCAGGGCGCGCGGCTGGACAATTGA
- the hisS gene encoding histidine--tRNA ligase yields MSKPTIFSAPKGIPDYVPPGSGGFVVVRDGLITAARRAGYAHIELPVFEETGLFARGVGESTDVVSKEMYTFADRGGRSVTLRPEGTAGVMRAVIEHGLDRGALPVKLCYSGPFFRYERPQAGRYRQLQQVGIEAIGVDDPALDAEVIAVADAGFRGLGLTGFRLELTSLGDATCRPHYRELLQEYLLGLPLDEPTRERARINPLRVLDDKRPELRALVADAPLMINHLSDSARAHFDEVLSHLDALGVAYTVNPRLVRGLDYYTKTTFEFVHDGLGAQSGIGGGGRYDGLMAQLGGASLSGIGFGLGVDRTLLALTAEGVDLAGPGGCDVFGVPLGDAAKARLVAIAGQLRAAGLRVDLAYGGRGVKGAMKAADRSGARYALVLGDRDLAEGTIGCKHLETGEQWSIPLADVVGELSAKLDEGGADVRIR; encoded by the coding sequence GTGTCGAAGCCGACCATCTTTTCCGCACCGAAGGGGATTCCGGACTATGTGCCCCCTGGATCGGGTGGGTTCGTCGTCGTTCGCGACGGTTTGATCACCGCCGCACGCCGTGCCGGTTATGCCCATATCGAGCTACCGGTATTCGAGGAGACCGGCCTGTTCGCGCGGGGCGTCGGCGAATCCACCGACGTGGTCAGCAAGGAGATGTACACGTTCGCCGACCGAGGCGGACGGAGCGTGACGCTGCGACCGGAAGGCACGGCCGGGGTGATGCGCGCGGTGATCGAGCACGGGCTGGACCGAGGCGCCCTCCCGGTGAAACTCTGCTACAGCGGGCCGTTCTTCCGGTACGAGCGGCCACAAGCCGGCCGGTATCGCCAGCTCCAGCAGGTGGGGATCGAGGCGATCGGGGTAGACGACCCGGCGTTGGACGCGGAGGTGATCGCGGTCGCCGACGCCGGATTCCGTGGTCTCGGCCTGACCGGTTTCCGGCTCGAGCTCACCTCGTTGGGCGATGCGACCTGCCGGCCGCATTATCGGGAACTACTGCAGGAATACCTGCTCGGTCTGCCGTTGGACGAGCCGACCCGGGAACGCGCGCGGATCAATCCGTTGCGCGTGCTCGACGACAAACGGCCGGAGCTCCGCGCGTTGGTCGCGGACGCGCCGCTGATGATAAACCACCTGTCCGACTCTGCCCGGGCGCATTTCGACGAGGTGTTGTCCCACCTCGATGCGCTGGGGGTTGCCTATACGGTGAATCCGCGGTTGGTCCGCGGCCTGGATTACTACACCAAGACCACCTTCGAGTTCGTGCACGACGGACTGGGCGCCCAGTCGGGTATCGGGGGTGGTGGCCGCTACGACGGTTTGATGGCTCAGCTCGGTGGTGCGTCGCTGTCCGGCATCGGGTTCGGACTGGGGGTGGATCGGACGTTGCTGGCGTTGACGGCCGAGGGAGTGGATCTTGCCGGCCCCGGCGGCTGCGATGTGTTCGGAGTGCCACTGGGTGACGCCGCGAAAGCCCGATTGGTGGCGATTGCCGGGCAGCTGCGTGCCGCCGGGCTGCGGGTCGACCTCGCTTACGGGGGGCGGGGTGTGAAGGGGGCGATGAAGGCGGCCGATCGTTCGGGCGCTCGGTATGCGCTGGTCCTCGGCGATCGGGATTTGGCGGAGGGGACGATCGGCTGTAAACACTTGGAAACCGGGGAGCAATGGTCGATCCCGCTTGCCGACGTGGTCGGTGAGTTGAGTGCAAAGCTGGATGAGGGTGGAGCCGATGTTCGAATCCGGTGA
- a CDS encoding DUF5995 family protein codes for MPRSGSSVDTARRGLTTLLITVATLVGPAAATLLDPTAAAAAPTSSAACGTPLRSGEVAEIIALSDVTTLSGAPLDQLTDGIARNDRIATILASRQDRRGLFAVGLDAVEQRAVLPLQRNPAAFADPAYGRAISLDLLRRWLHNVHLEFTGGVPERHWAHYFAVARQCTESGGYVAMTGYNAHLVVDLARSVAAVGGRPENAGDYFTIVDAIATHGQVVVDATRAAYDVDLGPLWRFYFVGAGLDQLTGTNAASQQLLRFADLGANVVILGNGIALADPATAGAAEIEIDMLWQTVDLALLTLSRSGGI; via the coding sequence GTGCCCCGCTCCGGAAGTTCGGTCGACACCGCCCGTCGAGGGCTCACCACCCTGCTGATCACCGTGGCCACGCTGGTCGGCCCGGCCGCGGCAACGTTGCTCGACCCGACCGCCGCCGCTGCCGCGCCCACGTCGTCGGCCGCCTGCGGAACACCGCTCCGATCGGGCGAAGTCGCCGAGATCATCGCCCTGTCCGACGTCACGACGCTGTCCGGCGCCCCGCTCGACCAACTCACCGACGGGATAGCCCGCAACGACCGGATCGCCACGATCCTCGCGTCTCGACAGGACCGGCGGGGGCTGTTCGCCGTCGGCTTGGACGCCGTCGAGCAACGCGCGGTCCTCCCGCTGCAACGCAATCCGGCCGCATTTGCCGACCCGGCGTACGGCCGCGCGATCAGTCTGGATCTGCTGCGCCGCTGGCTGCACAACGTGCATCTGGAGTTCACCGGCGGAGTTCCGGAACGGCATTGGGCACACTATTTCGCGGTGGCCCGACAGTGCACCGAATCGGGCGGCTACGTCGCGATGACCGGGTACAACGCGCACCTGGTCGTCGATCTTGCCAGATCGGTCGCAGCGGTCGGTGGCCGACCGGAGAACGCCGGCGACTACTTCACGATCGTCGACGCGATCGCCACACATGGCCAGGTTGTCGTCGACGCAACCCGGGCGGCCTACGACGTCGACCTGGGCCCACTCTGGCGCTTCTACTTCGTCGGCGCCGGCCTGGACCAGCTGACCGGCACGAATGCCGCCTCGCAACAGCTGCTCCGGTTTGCCGACCTGGGCGCGAACGTGGTGATTCTCGGGAACGGAATAGCGCTCGCCGATCCGGCCACCGCCGGCGCCGCCGAGATCGAGATCGACATGCTATGGCAAACAGTCGATCTGGCCCTGCTCACGTTGTCCCGCAGCGGCGGAATCTGA
- a CDS encoding nuclear transport factor 2 family protein produces MTDDSHDMPTSAATAAALLAFVERSPAAVAARDRTAWLTLFADDAQVADPVGARPHVGSTQIGRFYDTFVGPNQIEFEVGRDLVCGTTVIRDVTLHTRMWGGAELRVPAFLRYELSVVAGEPRSIRRLYAYWELPAMLVQLRETGPRGALAAAVLAPNLLGRQGVGGAVGFVRGLDRVGGWAKADAAGFAGALRRGDPAAAAGMLAPDAALWTGETPGSIEDVVAVALGAGWSKMIVAGRTVSMALAGPRGPAVLLLTFGSRRTGITGCRLYSATGRPRAAD; encoded by the coding sequence ATGACTGACGATTCCCACGATATGCCCACCTCTGCCGCCACCGCGGCGGCTCTGCTGGCGTTCGTCGAGCGCTCGCCGGCTGCGGTCGCGGCGCGCGACCGGACGGCCTGGCTGACGCTGTTCGCCGACGACGCACAGGTCGCGGACCCGGTCGGGGCGCGACCGCACGTCGGGTCGACGCAGATCGGGCGCTTCTACGACACGTTCGTCGGACCCAACCAGATCGAGTTCGAGGTCGGTCGGGATCTGGTGTGCGGGACGACGGTGATTCGCGACGTCACCTTGCACACTCGGATGTGGGGTGGCGCCGAGCTGCGGGTTCCGGCGTTTCTGCGCTACGAGCTGAGCGTCGTCGCGGGCGAACCACGATCGATCCGGCGGCTCTACGCTTACTGGGAGCTACCCGCGATGTTGGTGCAGCTCCGGGAAACCGGGCCGCGGGGCGCGCTGGCGGCAGCGGTACTCGCCCCCAATCTGCTCGGGCGGCAGGGGGTCGGCGGCGCGGTCGGTTTCGTCCGCGGCCTCGATCGGGTCGGTGGCTGGGCGAAGGCCGATGCGGCCGGCTTTGCCGGGGCCTTGCGCCGCGGAGATCCGGCCGCCGCGGCGGGCATGCTTGCCCCGGACGCCGCGTTGTGGACAGGTGAGACGCCGGGCTCGATCGAGGACGTGGTCGCGGTCGCGCTGGGCGCCGGCTGGTCGAAGATGATCGTGGCCGGCCGGACGGTGAGCATGGCGTTGGCCGGTCCGCGTGGTCCGGCCGTCCTGCTGCTGACCTTCGGGTCCCGGCGGACCGGGATCACCGGCTGCCGGCTGTACTCCGCCACCGGACGACCGCGGGCTGCCGACTGA
- a CDS encoding NAD-dependent epimerase/dehydratase family protein: protein MQVAVTGAAGFLGTNLIAELVARGDEVVAIDRVAPPARPGVRWVVADVLDPQSVRAALAGAEVVYHLVAMITLAQRNDLAWRVNTQGVRVVAEAARAAGVRRLVHCGSVHSFVPETPGGRLDETSRRSSDPALPVYDRSKWQGEVELRAVIEAGLDAVICNPTGIFGPIDPRPLSRINAGLCGAARGRVPVMLAGGFDLVDVRDVATGLIAAAEKGRTGENYLLSGHLVPMLTVSRLAAAAAGVRGPRFALPSALVTPLVAAAEPVLGRFGSDTISRATLSALTSAPAVDGAKAGRELGFTARPIERTVEDLVDYFRRQHLL from the coding sequence ATGCAGGTCGCGGTCACCGGTGCAGCCGGTTTTCTCGGAACCAATCTGATCGCCGAGCTCGTTGCCCGGGGCGACGAGGTCGTGGCGATCGATCGGGTGGCGCCGCCGGCCCGGCCCGGAGTGCGGTGGGTCGTTGCCGATGTGCTCGATCCGCAGTCGGTTCGCGCAGCGTTGGCCGGCGCCGAGGTGGTTTACCACCTCGTTGCCATGATCACCTTGGCGCAGCGGAACGACCTGGCCTGGCGGGTGAACACGCAGGGCGTACGCGTGGTCGCGGAGGCCGCGCGGGCCGCCGGCGTCCGTCGGCTGGTGCATTGCGGATCGGTGCATTCGTTCGTTCCGGAGACGCCGGGTGGTCGATTGGACGAGACCTCCCGACGGTCGTCGGATCCCGCGCTGCCGGTCTACGACCGGTCCAAGTGGCAGGGCGAGGTGGAGTTGCGCGCGGTGATCGAGGCCGGTCTGGACGCGGTGATCTGCAATCCGACCGGGATCTTCGGCCCGATCGATCCTCGTCCGTTGTCGCGGATCAATGCCGGCCTGTGCGGCGCGGCGCGCGGCCGGGTTCCGGTCATGCTTGCCGGTGGTTTCGACCTGGTCGACGTTCGCGACGTTGCGACCGGCCTGATCGCGGCGGCGGAGAAAGGGCGGACGGGCGAGAACTACCTGCTTTCCGGCCATCTGGTGCCGATGCTGACGGTCTCCCGGCTGGCCGCGGCCGCGGCCGGAGTGCGTGGCCCGCGGTTCGCCCTACCGTCGGCGCTGGTCACACCGCTGGTTGCCGCAGCAGAGCCGGTACTCGGCCGGTTCGGGTCGGACACGATCTCCCGGGCGACGCTTTCGGCGCTGACGTCGGCGCCGGCGGTGGACGGCGCCAAGGCCGGCCGAGAGCTGGGCTTCACCGCACGGCCGATCGAGCGCACGGTCGAGGACTTGGTCGACTATTTCCGTCGGCAGCATCTGCTCTGA
- a CDS encoding Hsp20/alpha crystallin family protein has protein sequence MTYPVRRSSASAVFEAAFGASAAPVATRWAPPVTVTETEQEFVVLAEVPGMTVDQISVEVIRNVVTISGEKAGEAEADGAVRYTTRRSGSFGYRAQLPGEVAADEVTASLENGVLRVLVPKVTPPGARKVTIEAI, from the coding sequence ATGACCTATCCCGTTCGCCGGAGCAGTGCATCGGCCGTGTTCGAGGCGGCTTTCGGCGCATCCGCAGCGCCGGTGGCCACCCGATGGGCGCCCCCGGTGACGGTCACGGAGACCGAGCAGGAATTCGTCGTGCTGGCCGAGGTGCCCGGCATGACCGTCGACCAGATCTCGGTCGAGGTCATCCGCAACGTCGTGACCATCTCCGGAGAGAAAGCGGGCGAGGCCGAGGCCGACGGCGCGGTGCGGTACACCACTCGGCGGAGCGGATCGTTCGGCTACCGCGCGCAGCTTCCCGGTGAGGTGGCCGCCGACGAGGTGACCGCTTCGCTGGAGAACGGTGTGCTCCGCGTGCTGGTACCCAAGGTCACGCCGCCCGGCGCGCGCAAGGTGACGATCGAAGCGATCTGA
- a CDS encoding Rv2578c family radical SAM protein, whose product MRWQGQTVAGDDGAFPGFARDALVQTVQTPEFDGITFHEVLCKSALNRIPAESGLPFGWTINPIRGCSHACRYCFARSTHEYLELDAGHDFDSQIVVKTNVAAVLRRELARRSWRGEPVALGTNTDPYQRAEGRYRLMPGIIRALTDANTPFSILTKGSLLRRDLPLLTLAAGRVDVRIGVSLAVFDAELHAALEPGTPSPRARLELIRAIVAAGFAVDVMVAPVIPYLTDGRAHLTGLLAAIAEAGATSVTAFPMHLRGSTRGWFLSWLGEHHPALLGKYRKLYGHGAYAAPEYGAWLRDRLDPMIAEYGLGRPAGRPQPPPPPPVAPAESQLELFG is encoded by the coding sequence GTGCGGTGGCAGGGGCAGACGGTAGCCGGAGACGACGGTGCGTTTCCCGGTTTTGCGCGAGATGCGTTGGTGCAGACCGTGCAGACGCCGGAGTTCGATGGGATCACGTTCCACGAAGTGCTCTGCAAAAGCGCGCTGAACCGGATTCCGGCGGAGTCGGGACTCCCGTTCGGCTGGACGATCAATCCGATCCGGGGCTGTTCGCACGCGTGCCGATACTGTTTCGCCCGGAGCACCCACGAATATCTGGAACTCGACGCCGGGCACGATTTCGACAGCCAGATCGTCGTGAAGACCAACGTTGCGGCGGTGCTGCGACGAGAGCTGGCTCGCCGCTCGTGGCGCGGCGAGCCGGTGGCGCTCGGCACCAACACCGATCCCTATCAGCGGGCCGAAGGGCGCTACCGGCTGATGCCGGGGATCATCCGGGCGCTGACCGACGCGAACACCCCCTTCTCGATCTTGACCAAGGGTTCGTTGCTGCGGCGCGATCTGCCGCTGCTTACGTTGGCTGCAGGTCGGGTCGACGTCCGGATCGGCGTCTCGCTGGCGGTGTTCGATGCCGAGCTGCACGCTGCGCTGGAGCCGGGAACGCCGTCGCCCCGGGCTCGGTTGGAGTTGATTCGTGCGATTGTCGCCGCCGGTTTCGCGGTCGACGTGATGGTGGCGCCGGTGATCCCCTATCTCACCGACGGTCGGGCGCACCTCACCGGCTTGCTGGCGGCGATCGCCGAGGCCGGCGCGACCAGTGTCACCGCATTTCCGATGCACTTGCGCGGCAGCACACGTGGCTGGTTCCTGTCGTGGCTGGGTGAGCACCACCCCGCGCTGCTGGGCAAGTATCGCAAGCTCTACGGTCACGGGGCGTACGCCGCACCCGAGTACGGGGCCTGGTTGCGCGACCGGCTTGATCCGATGATCGCCGAGTACGGCCTCGGCCGGCCGGCCGGCCGTCCGCAGCCACCACCACCGCCGCCGGTCGCACCGGCCGAATCCCAGCTGGAGCTGTTCGGATGA
- a CDS encoding putative protein N(5)-glutamine methyltransferase, protein MSGAGGYLEPDRLVSRLRAAGCVFAEDEARILRAAARDPDELAVLTARRVAGVPLEQVVGWVEFAGMSLVVRPGVFVPRRRTQFLVAVAAESVGPGAIVVDLCCGTGALGLALVASRSDLHELHAVDIDPAAVECARINLGGRGTAYRGDLFDPIPVELRERVGIVLANVPYVPTDEIGMLPAEAREHEPRVSLDGGADGLDLVRRVAAAAPAWLVPGGSVLFEVAVPQIEPALAVLRQAGLAGRVECAEELGATVVAGSRAVVPQ, encoded by the coding sequence ATGAGCGGGGCCGGCGGTTACCTCGAGCCGGACCGGCTGGTGTCTCGGTTGCGTGCCGCCGGATGCGTATTCGCCGAGGACGAGGCTCGAATACTGCGCGCAGCTGCTCGGGATCCGGACGAACTGGCCGTGCTGACCGCGCGGCGGGTCGCCGGGGTGCCGCTGGAGCAGGTGGTCGGGTGGGTCGAGTTCGCGGGTATGTCGCTCGTGGTCCGGCCGGGGGTGTTCGTGCCCCGGCGGCGTACTCAGTTCCTCGTCGCAGTTGCTGCCGAGTCGGTGGGCCCGGGGGCGATCGTGGTCGACCTGTGTTGCGGTACCGGCGCACTCGGCCTGGCGTTGGTTGCATCGCGGTCCGATCTGCACGAATTGCATGCGGTGGATATCGACCCGGCGGCGGTCGAGTGTGCGCGGATCAACCTCGGCGGCCGCGGCACTGCATACCGTGGTGATCTGTTCGATCCGATTCCCGTCGAGTTGCGCGAGCGGGTCGGCATTGTGCTTGCCAATGTGCCGTACGTTCCGACGGACGAGATCGGCATGCTGCCGGCCGAGGCGCGCGAGCACGAGCCGCGGGTGAGCCTGGACGGCGGCGCGGACGGTCTCGATCTCGTCCGGCGGGTCGCCGCCGCTGCGCCGGCGTGGCTTGTGCCGGGTGGCAGCGTCCTGTTCGAAGTCGCGGTACCGCAGATCGAGCCGGCACTGGCGGTGTTGCGCCAGGCCGGGCTGGCCGGCCGGGTCGAGTGCGCCGAGGAGCTCGGGGCCACCGTTGTCGCAGGAAGTCGGGCAGTTGTCCCGCAGTAA
- a CDS encoding serine hydrolase — protein MRITLFATAAIGLLSTLAGTTTTGAAANPGALRLAAADPRTAFAMISLDSGNVSVTSNAADQRAALSIAKLYLVDYVLRHGGGAPGERDLAQRAIELSDDAAADQLDAIYPEAIDEVAGEYRLSATARGSFWGTSVTSARDAAGFLAAKLRADAASPMLGWMRDAQPVAADGTEQNWGTAHLPGVIGTKWGWSDDRVSEVASASYGDRFAVAAFTAGDADAENADLAGLGG, from the coding sequence ATGCGCATCACCCTCTTCGCCACCGCGGCGATCGGATTGCTGTCCACACTGGCCGGTACCACCACGACCGGGGCTGCGGCGAATCCGGGCGCGTTGCGGCTGGCCGCGGCCGATCCGCGAACCGCGTTCGCGATGATTTCACTGGACTCGGGGAACGTCTCGGTGACATCGAATGCTGCCGACCAGCGTGCGGCACTGTCGATCGCGAAGTTGTATCTCGTCGACTACGTACTCCGGCATGGCGGCGGCGCGCCGGGGGAGCGGGATCTCGCGCAGCGAGCGATCGAGCTTTCCGACGATGCGGCCGCGGATCAGCTCGACGCGATCTATCCGGAGGCGATCGACGAGGTTGCCGGCGAGTATCGACTCTCGGCGACCGCGCGCGGATCGTTCTGGGGGACGTCGGTGACCAGTGCGCGCGACGCGGCCGGTTTCCTGGCGGCGAAACTGCGGGCCGACGCGGCGTCGCCGATGCTCGGCTGGATGCGGGATGCCCAGCCGGTGGCCGCGGACGGAACCGAACAGAACTGGGGCACGGCACATCTGCCTGGGGTGATCGGCACCAAGTGGGGCTGGTCCGACGACAGGGTCTCCGAAGTGGCGTCCGCCTCGTACGGGGATCGCTTTGCGGTAGCCGCGTTCACTGCGGGGGACGCCGACGCGGAGAATGCAGACCTGGCCGGACTAGGCGGATAG